The Candidatus Thermokryptus mobilis genome contains the following window.
CGTAACCTCTGAAGGACCTCTTAAATTGCTGTTTTTTGATCGCAAGTGGTGTAAATTTCATTTTTTTACTCCCATTATTTTCTTGGTCCGAAAATCGCCGTTCCAATCCTCACAATCGTTGCCCCTTCCTCAACTGCCACTTCATAATCGTTGCTCATACCCATTGAAAGATGCCTCATCTCAACATTTCTAAAGTTAAACTTTGAAATTTCATCCCTTAATTCACGCAAAGTCCTGAACATCGGTCTAACATCTTCAGGATTCGGAAGATATGCCGCAACCGTCATCAAACCCTTAACCCAAACATATTCGCAATTCTCCGAGATTTGTCTCACAAGGTTTAACGTCTCTTCCGGTTTAACACCATACTTCGTCCGCTCTCCTGATGTATTAACTTCAATTAAAACATCAACAACCCGATTAATCCTCCTGGCTCTCTTCTCTATCTCAAGCGCGAGTTTAAACGAATCAACTGAATGTATAAGGTGAACAAAGTCAACAATATACTTAACCTTGTTCGTCTGAAGATGACCAACAAAATGCCATCTTACATTATCAATTGATTTCCTCTTTTCAAGGAGCTCCTGGACTTTGTTCTCTCCAATATCATATATCCCAGCGTTCACAACCTCAATGATTCTTTCAACCGGAACTGTCTTCGTGACCGCAACAATTGTCACATCTTCAGGGTTTCTGCCCGTTTTGAGGCAAACCTCCCGAATTTTCTGTTTTATTTTCTGAACATTATCAAAAATCATCACCATTAACTTTGCCTTTGAGAATTAAATATAAATCAGGCGCTTGAAAAAATCAAATATCCCCAATGCGATGTGAATTTGCTTGAGTGAAAAAAATTTCTTATATTTGTGATGAAATTTCGGGCCCGTAGCTCAGTGGTAGAGCATCTGCCTTTTAAGCAGGAGGTCGGAGGTTCGATCCCTCCCGGGCTCACTTTTAATCGTAATCAACAGGGGTTAAAACTTCGTCATTTTCAGTCATATCCTTTTTAAACATCTCACGGATTTTCTTGTAAATCGGACCTGGCTTTCCGTCACCGATAGTAACTCCATCA
Protein-coding sequences here:
- a CDS encoding YggS family pyridoxal phosphate-dependent enzyme, with translation MIFDNVQKIKQKIREVCLKTGRNPEDVTIVAVTKTVPVERIIEVVNAGIYDIGENKVQELLEKRKSIDNVRWHFVGHLQTNKVKYIVDFVHLIHSVDSFKLALEIEKRARRINRVVDVLIEVNTSGERTKYGVKPEETLNLVRQISENCEYVWVKGLMTVAAYLPNPEDVRPMFRTLRELRDEISKFNFRNVEMRHLSMGMSNDYEVAVEEGATIVRIGTAIFGPRK